A section of the Drosophila sechellia strain sech25 chromosome 3L, ASM438219v1, whole genome shotgun sequence genome encodes:
- the LOC116801108 gene encoding uncharacterized protein LOC116801108 gives MSFNCIYFLIILSGRLLITCAEKNVSIIENGRCLDCRKENKEMCRIKETGFSCYEGNFYRRLGRLQGEFPKTTNKEDVCVPPGMHIDTINAKVCCVWSPEIGCQILLTEDHQGEFCFTCRVKYKMEYKGLISCPCVKSEGLGEVHVKSWQTFVFTCLLIKLSSFTMGF, from the exons ATGTCTTttaattgtatatattttcttataaTACTCAGTGGGAGACTGTTGATCACCTGTGCCGAAAAAAACGTGTCAATAATAGAAAATGGAAGATGCTTAGACTGTAGGAAGGAAAATAAGGAAATGTGTCGGATTAAAGAGACAGGATTTAGTTGTTATGAAGGAAACTTTTATAGGCGATTGGGACGACTACAAGGTGAATTCCCAAAAACAACCAATAAAGAGGATGTTTGCGTTCCACCCGGAATGCATATCG aTACTATTAATGCCAAAGTCTGCTGCGTTTGGTCGCCTGAAATCGGTTGTCAAATATTATTAACTGAAGATCACCAAGGAGAATTTTGTTTCACTTGCAGAGtgaaatataaaatggaaTACAAAGGACTAATTTCCTGTCCGTGTGTAAAAAGTGAAGGATTGGGCGAAGTCCATGTGAAATCATGGCAGACCTTTGTTTTTACTTGTTTACTTATAAAATTATCCAGTTTTACGATGGGGTTCTAg